The following are encoded in a window of Deltaproteobacteria bacterium genomic DNA:
- a CDS encoding heme anaerobic degradation radical SAM methyltransferase ChuW/HutW translates to MKDKFNIGLLDHYTSEMTLKGKRRFFANENGDPLHAAFDRKSAVHPGARGQPLDPKAIQEVWSNSLAAAGKKEKRVAYFHIPFCETHCLFCGFYQNPYRAEEEDHYIDCVIRELEMVANAPFIKSHPFHAIYLGGGTPTALSVKNLSRLLKAIRNSLPLANDCEITVEGRIYHFPDDKVFACLEGGVNRFSIGVQSFDTFVRRKMGRIEPREKIIERLKYLNGLDQAVIVIDLIYGLPYQTMEIWEQDVTQYTDLGLDGVDLYQLNIYKGGKLEQAAKKGIVQPPADIPMQADMFARGVEIMKQARYRRFSMSHWGRTTRERNIYNALALSGKVCVPFGSGAGGWLNGYFFFQENELDGYYRRIDQGSKPIAMAMKQPGHNDLFKEFVGQMEQGHCYLKELGEYYGFNLEEIFSPLLDQWKRVGLIKMDDGWIELTLAGEFWQVNLCQALIDYFTIVFEKHPASPGMMDLEEGNHFK, encoded by the coding sequence GTGAAGGATAAGTTTAATATCGGTTTGCTTGACCATTATACCTCTGAAATGACCTTAAAGGGAAAGCGGAGGTTTTTTGCCAACGAAAATGGGGATCCTTTGCATGCAGCCTTTGACAGAAAGAGTGCAGTGCATCCAGGGGCCAGGGGGCAGCCCCTTGATCCCAAAGCCATTCAAGAAGTATGGAGTAACTCTTTGGCCGCAGCGGGAAAGAAAGAAAAAAGAGTGGCCTATTTTCATATCCCATTTTGCGAAACCCATTGCCTTTTCTGCGGCTTTTATCAAAATCCTTATAGAGCTGAAGAGGAAGACCATTATATAGACTGTGTAATACGGGAATTGGAGATGGTGGCCAATGCCCCATTTATTAAATCCCACCCCTTTCATGCCATTTACCTTGGAGGGGGTACTCCCACTGCCTTAAGTGTCAAAAATCTCTCGAGACTCTTGAAGGCCATTCGCAACTCCTTGCCCCTGGCCAATGATTGCGAGATTACCGTTGAGGGGCGGATCTATCATTTTCCAGATGATAAGGTCTTTGCCTGTTTAGAGGGTGGTGTTAACCGCTTTTCCATAGGGGTTCAGAGCTTTGATACCTTTGTGCGGAGAAAGATGGGCCGCATAGAGCCAAGAGAAAAGATAATAGAGAGACTTAAGTATCTTAATGGCCTTGATCAGGCAGTAATAGTTATAGATTTGATCTATGGACTTCCCTATCAAACTATGGAGATATGGGAACAAGACGTAACACAATACACAGACTTAGGGCTGGATGGGGTAGACTTATATCAGCTCAATATTTATAAAGGGGGAAAATTAGAGCAGGCTGCAAAAAAGGGCATTGTCCAGCCACCAGCAGATATCCCTATGCAGGCGGATATGTTTGCAAGAGGGGTAGAGATCATGAAGCAGGCCAGATATAGGAGATTTTCTATGAGTCACTGGGGAAGAACCACACGGGAAAGAAATATTTACAATGCCCTGGCCCTCTCTGGCAAGGTTTGTGTCCCCTTTGGTTCTGGTGCTGGCGGCTGGCTGAATGGGTACTTCTTTTTCCAGGAAAATGAATTAGATGGTTATTATCGAAGGATAGACCAGGGAAGCAAACCGATTGCCATGGCCATGAAACAGCCTGGGCATAACGATCTATTCAAGGAGTTTGTGGGGCAGATGGAACAAGGGCATTGCTATTTAAAAGAGCTTGGGGAATATTACGGTTTCAATTTAGAAGAGATATTTTCACCATTGCTTGACCAGTGGAAAAGGGTTGGTCTAATTAAAATGGATGACGGCTGGATAGAGCTGACCTTAGCAGGCGAGTTCTGGCAGGTGAACCTCTGCCAGGCGTTGATTGATTATTTTACCATAGTATTTGAAAAACATCCAGCCAGTCCCGGTATGATGGACCTTGAAGAAGGCAATCATTTCAAATGA
- a CDS encoding sulfite exporter TauE/SafE family protein yields MPEIYGGKVDLLNDNLLAQFAISYSTALFIGIGAGISYCNVACTPFVSTYIMGSREGALNGIKSFVIFTIGRVFMCGILGLTAGYIGKTFINVGSDLKYGSILCCVVIISIGLLMIIRPWYVKCEKTKEKTKMFVFFSTNLAFSPTTHLFIMGMAFATIPCPPMVIVLLYSLQMPSVISSSILMALFGIGTAVSPLVIISALAGWFSKKIKAEVPQYRMLFQRLSGMILILLGGFSAIS; encoded by the coding sequence TTGCCGGAAATCTACGGGGGAAAAGTTGATTTGTTAAATGATAATCTCTTGGCACAATTTGCAATTTCTTACTCTACCGCCCTGTTCATCGGTATTGGGGCAGGGATAAGTTATTGTAATGTTGCCTGTACTCCATTTGTAAGTACTTATATCATGGGATCAAGAGAGGGTGCTCTGAATGGAATAAAATCTTTTGTTATATTTACCATTGGAAGGGTCTTCATGTGTGGAATTTTGGGACTGACCGCAGGTTATATCGGTAAAACGTTTATCAATGTGGGAAGTGATCTTAAATATGGGTCAATACTCTGTTGTGTAGTGATAATCTCAATTGGTTTGCTAATGATTATACGTCCGTGGTACGTAAAATGCGAAAAAACTAAAGAAAAAACAAAGATGTTTGTTTTTTTCTCAACAAATCTTGCCTTCAGTCCAACAACTCACTTGTTTATTATGGGAATGGCATTCGCTACAATTCCATGTCCGCCAATGGTTATTGTACTGCTTTACAGCTTACAGATGCCGTCAGTAATCTCCAGTAGCATTTTAATGGCGCTTTTCGGCATCGGCACCGCAGTTTCTCCACTTGTAATTATTTCTGCTCTGGCAGGCTGGTTCTCCAAGAAAATAAAGGCCGAGGTGCCACAGTACAGGATGCTGTTTCAGAGGCTCTCTGGCATGATATTGATCTTGCTTGGTGGTTTCTCCGCAATATCTTAA
- a CDS encoding ABC transporter substrate-binding protein, which yields MSRIMRKNSVLKLALSMLILIALSSLVAMPASAVKLNPGRKKIKAIMIGDRLVDIAYNLGIVPEAMIVRCWGGIPKKLTTVQFLGCPKRVIVKKKDLVANVAKERGIKRILIEKNVNFDIHLPPEANPMKIVPLLKGKGLQLEFVDFSEGIESAIKQTGKLLNRETQAEELITAYKTALQRSKTKMPKEKLGKKVLILNGIVVAKGAHTFIQVVAPGGYADRFFLKPMGCINVGNLIKPEGVKVKRGSFLLRNIEDIAKANPDVIILTGESFAVEKALQKALKKNPSLREVPAVKNYEMYSLPGYIDEWIIEYPYILRLWISVLYK from the coding sequence ATGTCAAGAATTATGAGAAAAAATAGTGTACTTAAATTGGCTTTGAGTATGCTTATATTGATCGCCCTATCATCTTTGGTGGCAATGCCGGCCTCCGCCGTGAAACTTAACCCCGGCCGAAAAAAGATAAAGGCCATCATGATCGGAGACCGGCTGGTTGATATCGCTTACAACCTGGGCATTGTACCTGAAGCTATGATTGTTAGATGCTGGGGCGGTATTCCCAAGAAATTGACTACAGTGCAATTTTTGGGTTGCCCAAAGAGGGTTATTGTTAAGAAGAAAGACCTTGTTGCCAATGTGGCCAAAGAGAGGGGTATTAAACGCATCTTAATTGAGAAAAACGTGAATTTTGATATCCATCTGCCGCCTGAGGCCAACCCCATGAAGATAGTCCCCTTGCTCAAAGGGAAGGGCTTGCAATTAGAATTCGTTGATTTTTCAGAAGGGATTGAATCGGCCATCAAGCAAACAGGTAAACTGCTAAACCGGGAAACCCAGGCCGAGGAGTTAATCACAGCCTACAAGACTGCATTACAAAGATCCAAGACCAAAATGCCCAAGGAAAAACTCGGGAAGAAGGTCTTGATACTCAATGGTATCGTCGTGGCAAAAGGCGCTCATACCTTTATTCAAGTAGTGGCTCCAGGTGGTTATGCAGACCGGTTTTTCCTTAAACCTATGGGGTGCATCAATGTGGGGAACCTTATTAAACCTGAAGGGGTAAAAGTTAAAAGGGGATCTTTTTTATTGCGAAATATTGAAGACATAGCCAAGGCAAATCCTGATGTGATCATCCTAACAGGTGAATCTTTTGCTGTAGAAAAGGCCTTACAAAAGGCCTTAAAGAAGAATCCGTCATTAAGGGAAGTCCCTGCTGTCAAAAATTATGAAATGTACAGCCTTCCAGGCTATATCGATGAGTGGATCATAGAATATCCCTATATCTTAAGATTGTGGATATCGGTTCTATATAAATAG
- a CDS encoding benzoyl-CoA reductase → MKCYAGIDAGSTYIKVAVINDSTLMGYKIAPTGIDCRKKSREMFDELLSDLSLSPSDIIAITSTGYGRRLIDISNETVSEIMAHAIGAIWTAPEGSKIRTIIDIGGQDSKVIVIDEKWETKNFIMNDKCAAGTGRFIEVLSRVLEVNVEQIGPFSLQAKTPCQINSTCAVFAESEVISLLARGKDRKDIIAGIHRSLAKRISGMARKASFEPDLLLTGGVALNPGLVAAFEDELMMDIYVARKPQLNGAIGAAIIAGNLRGKS, encoded by the coding sequence ATGAAATGTTATGCAGGCATTGATGCTGGGTCAACTTACATAAAGGTGGCTGTTATAAATGACAGCACATTAATGGGCTATAAAATTGCCCCTACCGGGATAGATTGCCGTAAGAAGTCCAGGGAAATGTTTGATGAACTCCTAAGTGATCTAAGTTTATCTCCATCGGATATCATTGCCATTACTTCTACAGGGTACGGCCGGAGATTAATTGATATTTCGAATGAAACGGTAAGTGAGATAATGGCCCATGCCATAGGGGCGATCTGGACAGCGCCTGAAGGAAGTAAGATCAGGACAATCATTGACATTGGTGGTCAGGACAGCAAAGTGATTGTCATTGACGAAAAATGGGAAACAAAAAATTTTATTATGAATGACAAGTGTGCTGCGGGCACAGGGCGTTTTATAGAAGTCCTTTCCCGTGTTCTTGAGGTAAACGTTGAACAGATTGGCCCCTTTTCTCTTCAGGCAAAGACTCCGTGCCAGATTAATAGCACATGCGCAGTATTTGCGGAATCTGAGGTGATATCGCTGCTTGCCCGAGGGAAAGATAGAAAGGACATAATTGCCGGAATCCATAGATCTCTGGCTAAAAGAATTTCAGGGATGGCAAGAAAGGCCAGTTTTGAACCTGACCTGCTCCTGACTGGTGGAGTGGCCCTCAATCCCGGTCTTGTCGCTGCATTCGAGGACGAATTGATGATGGATATCTACGTCGCGAGAAAGCCACAACTAAACGGCGCAATCGGGGCTGCCATAATTGCCGGAAATCTACGGGGGAAAAGTTGA
- a CDS encoding DUF4491 family protein — translation MNVYGLMLGATVLLAIGFCHLLVMKGEYYWGTRWWPVLFFIGSLLIVISLLVDNKFLSGSLGIFGFALLWSIYELFKQKERVRKGWFPKNPKRGDK, via the coding sequence ATGAACGTTTATGGTCTGATGCTGGGTGCTACTGTGCTATTGGCGATTGGCTTTTGTCACCTGCTTGTCATGAAGGGTGAATATTATTGGGGAACCAGGTGGTGGCCAGTACTCTTTTTCATTGGCTCTCTTCTCATTGTAATCTCTCTTCTGGTGGATAACAAATTTCTATCCGGCAGTCTTGGTATTTTTGGATTTGCCCTCTTGTGGAGCATATATGAGCTCTTTAAACAAAAGGAGCGGGTCAGAAAAGGATGGTTTCCCAAAAATCCAAAAAGAGGTGACAAATAG
- a CDS encoding YbaN family protein, protein MRRSRAVRICLVIGGMFFVGIGTLGIILPLLPTTPFLVLAAICFARSSERFHNWLLNNKCFGAYIKNYREGKGISLRQKLIVLSFLILTIGYSCIFVLDQIVGRIILLLILIGVSMHIFRIPTLHRPDASGSKAARSLPDKDE, encoded by the coding sequence ATGCGCAGGAGCCGAGCAGTTAGAATATGCTTGGTAATTGGAGGGATGTTTTTTGTAGGAATTGGGACTCTCGGGATAATCTTGCCTCTTTTGCCTACAACCCCGTTTCTCGTACTTGCCGCTATATGCTTTGCCCGAAGTTCAGAGAGATTTCACAACTGGCTCCTTAACAACAAATGCTTCGGGGCCTACATCAAGAATTATCGCGAGGGTAAGGGGATTTCGTTAAGGCAAAAGCTTATAGTTCTGTCCTTCCTGATATTGACCATAGGATATTCATGCATCTTCGTTCTTGATCAGATTGTCGGCAGGATCATTTTATTATTGATCCTTATTGGCGTAAGTATGCACATCTTCAGAATTCCAACCTTGCATCGACCCGATGCTTCGGGGTCAAAAGCCGCCCGTTCCTTACCGGACAAAGATGAGTAA
- a CDS encoding Slp family lipoprotein: protein MIRNFKKTSIWPLVLGLIFMLYGLFSLTGCAPVISKQLREQVAKELTLSVVLKDPDIYKGKTVLWSGVIISSVNLKEGTMIEVLQKPAGTQGRPKDVDVSEGRFLALHPGYLDVAIYRQGREVTIAGEIQGKKVQRLGEIDYTYPLISVKEIHLWPEKEERVYYPYPYWHYPWGYYPYWYPYWWW, encoded by the coding sequence ATGATCAGGAATTTTAAGAAAACCAGCATCTGGCCTTTAGTTTTGGGCCTTATATTTATGCTCTATGGCCTTTTCTCCCTGACCGGCTGCGCCCCAGTGATCTCCAAACAGTTGAGAGAGCAAGTAGCAAAGGAACTCACCTTAAGTGTGGTCTTGAAAGATCCGGATATCTATAAGGGCAAAACTGTCCTCTGGAGCGGGGTGATTATAAGCTCTGTGAACCTGAAAGAAGGGACCATGATCGAGGTGCTTCAAAAGCCTGCTGGCACGCAAGGAAGGCCAAAGGATGTTGACGTATCAGAGGGAAGGTTTCTTGCCTTACACCCCGGTTACTTAGATGTGGCTATCTATAGACAGGGAAGAGAGGTAACAATAGCCGGAGAGATCCAGGGAAAGAAGGTTCAGAGACTTGGTGAAATCGACTATACCTATCCCTTGATCTCTGTCAAGGAAATCCACTTGTGGCCTGAAAAAGAAGAAAGGGTTTATTATCCTTACCCTTATTGGCATTATCCCTGGGGGTATTACCCTTACTGGTATCCCTATTGGTGGTGGTGA